From the genome of Sander lucioperca isolate FBNREF2018 chromosome 1, SLUC_FBN_1.2, whole genome shotgun sequence, one region includes:
- the ctso gene encoding cathepsin O isoform X2 has product MRGGHPYLVVIATVLTLVFPLCCQNVNSDETRKKLNGSAVDFDSFREQFHPMYEVNSEEFNRRHLYFQNATERYAYLNSFSTAPQSAKYGINRFSDLSQKEFRDLYLRAHADRAPLFSGLKTGGLPAKFDWRDKAVVAPVQNQEACGSCWAFSVVGATQSVHAIGGSQLEQLSVQQVLDCSFQNKGCNGGSQVQALNWLKQTRVKLVPQSEYPYKAKTGICHFFSQSHDGVAVKNFTAHDFSGQEEAMMGQLVERGPLAAIVDAVSWQDYLGGIIQHHCSSQRSNHAVLVVGYNTIGNVPYWIVQNSWGTTWGNEGYVYIKIGGNVCGIADSVAAVFL; this is encoded by the exons ATGAGGGGCGGCCATCCTTATTTAGTTGTTATAGCGACCGTTTTAACACTCGTCTTTCCTCTGTGTTGTCAAAATGTGAACTCGGATGAAACTCGGAAGAAGTTAAATGGCTCTGCAGTTGATTTTGACTCTTTCAGAGAGCAGTTTCACCCCATGTATGAGGTCAACAGCGAGGAATTTAACCGTCGTCATCTTTATTTTCAG AATGCCACAGAGCGTTATGCATACCTGAACTCATTCTCTACAGCACCACAGTCTGCTAAATATGGCATCAACCGGTTCTCTGACCTCTCACAGAAGGAATTCAGAG ATCTCTACCTGCGAGCACACGCTGACAGAGCTCCTCTCTTCTCTGGACTGAAGACAGGGGGGCTCCCAGCCAAATTTGACTGGAGGGACAAAGCAGTGGTGGCACCAGTCCAGAACCAAGAAGCA TGTGGGAGTTGTTGGGCATTTAGTGTGGTTGGTGCCACACAATCCGTCCATGCTATAGGAGGCTCGCAGCTGGAGCAACTCAGTGTGCAGCAGGTTCTGGACTGCTCCTTCCAAAACAAAGGCTGTAATGGAGGCTCCCAAGTCCAGGCCCTGAATTGGTTAAAGCAA aCCAGAGTGAAACTGGTGCCTCAATCAGAGTATCCCTACAAGGCCAAGACAGGGATCTGCCATTTTTTCTCTCAGTCACATGATGGTGTTGCCGTGAAGAACTTTACTGCACATGACTTCAG TGGTCAAGAGGAGGCAATGATGGGTCAGTTGGTGGAGCGAGGTCCCTTGGCTGCTATTGTGGATGCTGTCAGCTGGCAGGATTACCTGGGTGGAATCATCCAGCACCACTGCTCCAGCCAAAGGTCTAACCATGCTGTCCTGGTTGTTGGATACAACACTATTG GGAATGTTCCATACTGGATTGTGCAGAACTCATGGGGAACCACATGGGGTAATGAGGGTTATGTTTATATAAAAATCGGTGGAAACGTTTGTG GTATTGCAGATTCTGTGGCTGCAGTTTtcctttga
- the ctso gene encoding cathepsin O isoform X1, whose protein sequence is MRGGHPYLVVIATVLTLVFPLCCQNVNSDETRKKLNGSAVDFDSFREQFHPMYEVNSEEFNRRHLYFQNATERYAYLNSFSTAPQSAKYGINRFSDLSQKEFRDLYLRAHADRAPLFSGLKTGGLPAKFDWRDKAVVAPVQNQEACGSCWAFSVVGATQSVHAIGGSQLEQLSVQQVLDCSFQNKGCNGGSQVQALNWLKQTRVKLVPQSEYPYKAKTGICHFFSQSHDGVAVKNFTAHDFSGQEEAMMGQLVERGPLAAIVDAVSWQDYLGGIIQHHCSSQRSNHAVLVVGYNTIGNVPYWIVQNSWGTTWGNEGYVYIKIGGNVCGKYDLCLLSFSVYISFLFDVCVLLCPLSL, encoded by the exons ATGAGGGGCGGCCATCCTTATTTAGTTGTTATAGCGACCGTTTTAACACTCGTCTTTCCTCTGTGTTGTCAAAATGTGAACTCGGATGAAACTCGGAAGAAGTTAAATGGCTCTGCAGTTGATTTTGACTCTTTCAGAGAGCAGTTTCACCCCATGTATGAGGTCAACAGCGAGGAATTTAACCGTCGTCATCTTTATTTTCAG AATGCCACAGAGCGTTATGCATACCTGAACTCATTCTCTACAGCACCACAGTCTGCTAAATATGGCATCAACCGGTTCTCTGACCTCTCACAGAAGGAATTCAGAG ATCTCTACCTGCGAGCACACGCTGACAGAGCTCCTCTCTTCTCTGGACTGAAGACAGGGGGGCTCCCAGCCAAATTTGACTGGAGGGACAAAGCAGTGGTGGCACCAGTCCAGAACCAAGAAGCA TGTGGGAGTTGTTGGGCATTTAGTGTGGTTGGTGCCACACAATCCGTCCATGCTATAGGAGGCTCGCAGCTGGAGCAACTCAGTGTGCAGCAGGTTCTGGACTGCTCCTTCCAAAACAAAGGCTGTAATGGAGGCTCCCAAGTCCAGGCCCTGAATTGGTTAAAGCAA aCCAGAGTGAAACTGGTGCCTCAATCAGAGTATCCCTACAAGGCCAAGACAGGGATCTGCCATTTTTTCTCTCAGTCACATGATGGTGTTGCCGTGAAGAACTTTACTGCACATGACTTCAG TGGTCAAGAGGAGGCAATGATGGGTCAGTTGGTGGAGCGAGGTCCCTTGGCTGCTATTGTGGATGCTGTCAGCTGGCAGGATTACCTGGGTGGAATCATCCAGCACCACTGCTCCAGCCAAAGGTCTAACCATGCTGTCCTGGTTGTTGGATACAACACTATTG GGAATGTTCCATACTGGATTGTGCAGAACTCATGGGGAACCACATGGGGTAATGAGGGTTATGTTTATATAAAAATCGGTGGAAACGTTTGTGGTAAGTATGATCTTTGCCTCTtgtcattttctgtttatatctcctttttgtttgatgtctgtgtgttgctgtgccCACTATCCCTTTAG
- the asb5a gene encoding ankyrin repeat and SOCS box protein 5 isoform X2, whose translation MSDPTEELTNKSFAARLSNVYLSILALFCFKLLIKISLNLLTYFYIIRGNRKEAARISAEFYEYGQHRSWVDRSPLHDAASQGRLLALKSLISQGHSVNVRTIDHVTPLHEACDGDHVACARALIDAGANVNAFTIDGVTPLFNACTVGSVACTEILLENGAKPQSLVYHPSPIHEATCKGHYGCVEALVTWGADVDMDIPHLGTALYTACVCQELECARKLLREGANVQKGKSMDSPLHAAAEKDCTAVVKLLLDFGADINARNRELQRPIDVAPPSSLTEGFLLIYEATPRLLSQLCRQCIRNCVDRDRLHLLSHLPLPIRLRNYLQYQ comes from the exons ATGTCAGACCCAACAGAGGAACTCACCAACAAGTCCTTCGCGGCCCGGTTGTCCAATGTTTACCTCAGCATCTTGGCGCTGTTCTGCTTTAAGCTCCTTATTAAGATTTCTCTCAACTTGCTGACATACTTCTACATTATCCGTGGAAACCGTAAAGAGGCTGCCAGGATATCAGCGGAGTTCTATGAATATGGTCAACACA GGTCCTGGGTGGACCGCTCACCCCTCCACGATGCTGCGAGTCAGGGCCGCCTTCTGGCTCTGAAGAGCCTCATTTCACAG GGTCACAGTGTGAATGTTCGGACTATAGACCATGTGACACCCCTTCATGAGGCCTGTGATGGAGACCATGTCGCTTGTGCCAGAGCTCTCATTGATGCAGGAGCAAAT gtCAATGCTTTTACAATTGATGGAGTCACCCCTCTGTTCAACGCCTGTACAGTGGGGAGTGTGGCATGCACAGaaattcttttggaaaatggagCAAAACCCCAAAGCCTTGTATACCATCCATCACCAATCCATGAAGCTACATGCAAAG GTCATTACGGTTGTGTGGAGGCTCTGGTGACTTGGGGGGCAGATGTGGACATGGACATTCCTCACCTGGGCACAGCGCTCTATACAGCCTGCGTCTGCCAAGAGCTGGAGTGTGCCAGGAAACTCCTGAGGGAAG GTGCAAATGTACAGAAAGGCAAATCCATGGATTCACCCTTACATGCAGCTGCAGAAAAAGACTGCACAGCTGTAGTGAAGCTGTTGCTGGACTTTGGTGCGGACATTAATGCCAGAAACAGAGAGCTTCAGAGGCCTATAGATGTGGCTCCACCCAGCAGTCTAACAGAGGGTTTCCTACTGATATATGAAG CTACACCACGACTGCTGAGCCAGCTGTGTCGTCAGTGCATCAGGAACTGCGTCGACCGTGACAGACTCCACCTTCTTTCCCACCTGCCCCTGCCCATCAGGCTAAGAAACTACCTGCAGTACCAATAA
- the asb5a gene encoding ankyrin repeat and SOCS box protein 5 isoform X1, with amino-acid sequence MSDPTEELTNKSFAARLSNVYLSILALFCFKLLIKISLNLLTYFYIIRGNRKEAARISAEFYEYGQHRSWVDRSPLHDAASQGRLLALKSLISQGHSVNVRTIDHVTPLHEACDGDHVACARALIDAGANVNAFTIDGVTPLFNACTVGSVACTEILLENGAKPQSLVYHPSPIHEATCKGHYGCVEALVTWGADVDMDIPHLGTALYTACVCQELECARKLLREGQLAAQCGSLHLHTDRHTSCANVQKGKSMDSPLHAAAEKDCTAVVKLLLDFGADINARNRELQRPIDVAPPSSLTEGFLLIYEATPRLLSQLCRQCIRNCVDRDRLHLLSHLPLPIRLRNYLQYQ; translated from the exons ATGTCAGACCCAACAGAGGAACTCACCAACAAGTCCTTCGCGGCCCGGTTGTCCAATGTTTACCTCAGCATCTTGGCGCTGTTCTGCTTTAAGCTCCTTATTAAGATTTCTCTCAACTTGCTGACATACTTCTACATTATCCGTGGAAACCGTAAAGAGGCTGCCAGGATATCAGCGGAGTTCTATGAATATGGTCAACACA GGTCCTGGGTGGACCGCTCACCCCTCCACGATGCTGCGAGTCAGGGCCGCCTTCTGGCTCTGAAGAGCCTCATTTCACAG GGTCACAGTGTGAATGTTCGGACTATAGACCATGTGACACCCCTTCATGAGGCCTGTGATGGAGACCATGTCGCTTGTGCCAGAGCTCTCATTGATGCAGGAGCAAAT gtCAATGCTTTTACAATTGATGGAGTCACCCCTCTGTTCAACGCCTGTACAGTGGGGAGTGTGGCATGCACAGaaattcttttggaaaatggagCAAAACCCCAAAGCCTTGTATACCATCCATCACCAATCCATGAAGCTACATGCAAAG GTCATTACGGTTGTGTGGAGGCTCTGGTGACTTGGGGGGCAGATGTGGACATGGACATTCCTCACCTGGGCACAGCGCTCTATACAGCCTGCGTCTGCCAAGAGCTGGAGTGTGCCAGGAAACTCCTGAGGGAAGGTCAGCTCGCAGCACAGTGTGGATCTTTACATCTCcatacagacaggcacacatcct GTGCAAATGTACAGAAAGGCAAATCCATGGATTCACCCTTACATGCAGCTGCAGAAAAAGACTGCACAGCTGTAGTGAAGCTGTTGCTGGACTTTGGTGCGGACATTAATGCCAGAAACAGAGAGCTTCAGAGGCCTATAGATGTGGCTCCACCCAGCAGTCTAACAGAGGGTTTCCTACTGATATATGAAG CTACACCACGACTGCTGAGCCAGCTGTGTCGTCAGTGCATCAGGAACTGCGTCGACCGTGACAGACTCCACCTTCTTTCCCACCTGCCCCTGCCCATCAGGCTAAGAAACTACCTGCAGTACCAATAA
- the spata4 gene encoding spermatogenesis-associated protein 4 yields MSYAQSPKKTGLPREVVKWLQSLDLSFYPKNVRRELSNGYLVAEILSRYYPQDFPVHSYDKGTSLSAKQRNWSQIERSLQKQNLHLMKEVIDGSIHCKPRAAELLVQEVYTILTNRSIRDVQGPESDFTDQEYQELLPTLARSTASKAIKNNLRITEIMAEPDISTNQRKAEVILSKHLDHKAAERVSNPGRFKVKPNLGRPAAKNLVTSSCGDDTTSKFCSSSTWSGAAVSFKEIKVHQPARRSLVNY; encoded by the exons ATGTCTTATGCACAGTCTCCCAAAAAGACGGGACTACCAAGAGAAGTCGTGAAATGGCTGCAAAGCCTCGACTTGTCATTTTATCCGAAGAATGTTCGCAG AGAACTTTCCAATGGTTAtcttgtggcagagatattgtcTCGTTATTACCCGCAAGACTTTCCAGTGCATTCATATGACAAAGGAACATCACTTTCTGCCAAACAGAGGAACTGGAGCCAGATAGAGAGG TCTTTACAGAAGCAGAATTTGCACTTGATGAAAGAGGTAATTGATGGATCCATCCACTGTAAACCAAGAGCAGCTGAACTGTTGGTGCAGGAGGTTTATACTATTTTAACTAACAGGAG CATCAGAGATGTTCAGGGCCCAGAGTCAGACTTCACTGACCAGGAGTACCAGGAGCTTCTACCCACACTGGCCCGCTCCACGGCCTCCAAGGCCATCAAGAACAACCTGAGGATAACAGAGATCATGGCTGAGCCCGATATCAGCACAAACCAGAGGAAGGCAGAAGTCATCCTAAGCAAGCACCTGGACCACAAGGCTGCAGAGAGGGTTTCTAACCCTG GACGTTTTAAAGTGAAGCCTAATCTGGGTCGGCCGGCAGCCAAAAATCTTGTGACATCCAGCTGCGGCGATGACACTACATCAA AGTTCTGCTCCTCGTCGACATGGAGTGGTGCTGCTGTTTCCTTTAAGGAAATAAAGGTGCACCAGCCTGCCAGGCGCTCCCTGGTTAACTATTAA